In a single window of the Drosophila albomicans strain 15112-1751.03 chromosome 3, ASM965048v2, whole genome shotgun sequence genome:
- the LOC117569720 gene encoding dynein axonemal assembly factor 1 homolog, protein MPILEAPAEYNESSPEHSLQPEIPILLGPLPGPAALAQLRPHLPEVRLQQQQQQQQQQQVERQNRRILARRNSYDRDVPIAEENEHYPPFVHLLPVVLPPQLPEPTLDELLRRVTQRTDLEHVESVRLRVISYSISLSRLSLFLPSLQQLDLSGSVLSSLRDLGYGLMQLTHLNISNCGLNSFDGTSGLPAIRVLIADGNMIQRVGPLSELSQLQVLQARNNRISELGLLSFLGLCPQLMQVELGGNPVCRLPLYRDTLRRSVPTLQQLDGQPIDVMDNADQEDSHSSVSSESESAVRPATAPQPQHSEAVAVRNTRPASALVSLDAVRPQRPSISSTPVAGSVLGLVRQRRRRSGHAWVSSSSGSSGSSSAASTRAPSISSCSSASSSHSSLDMQSSNYTFSARGTID, encoded by the exons atgcctATATTAGAGGCGCCTGCCGAGTACAACGAATCCTCACCGGAGCATTCACTGCAACCGGAGATTCCAATATTATTGGGACCGTTACCAGGACCTGCTGCACTCGCGCAGTTGCGTCCGCATCTGCCAGAGGTgcgactgcaacaacaacaacaacagcagcagcagcagcaagtggagCGGCAGAATCGTCGCATATTGGCACGCAGAAACTCCTACGATCGTGATGTGCCCATTGCGGAGGAGAATGAGCATTATCCGCCCTTCGTGCACCTGCTGCCAGTTGTGTTGCCGCCACAATTGCCCGAGCCCACGCTGGATGAATTGTTG CGCCGAGTTACACAACGCACGGACTTGGAGCATGTGGAGTCAGTGCGTCTGCGTGTCATTTCCTATTCGATCAGCCTATCGCGACTCTCGCTATTTCTGCCCAGCCTGCAGCAATTGGATCTTAGCGGCAGCGTGCTCAGCTCTCTGCGAGATCTGGGCTATGGCCTGATGCAGCTCACCCATCTGAACATCAGCAATTGTGGCCTTAACAGCTTTGACGGAACCAGTGGCCTACCTGCCATCAGAGTGCTCATTGCAGATGGAAATATGATACAGCGAGTGGGACCACTTTCGGAGTTAAGTCAACTACAAGTGTTGCAGGCGCGCAACAATCGCATCAGCGAACTGGGCTTACTCTCCTTCCTGGGCTTGTGTCCGCAGCTAATGCAGGTGGAACTAGGCGGAAATCCCGTCTGTCGTTTGCCACTTTATCGTGATACGCTGAGACGCAGTGTGCCCACGCTACAGCAGCTGGATGGGCAACCAATTGATGTGATGGACAATGCAGATCAAGAGGATTCACACAGTTCGGTGTCCAGCGAATCCGAGTCCGCAGTACGACCAGCGACGGCGCCACAACCTCAACACAGTGAAGCAGTAGCAGTACGTAATACACGTCCAGCCAGCGCCTTAGTTTCGTTGGATGCAGTGCGTCCTCAACGCCCGTCCATCAGCTCTACACCTGTGGCAGGCTCTGTGTTGGGTCTGGTGCGACAGCGGCGACGACGCAGTGGCCATGCCTGGGTAAGCTCTTCCAGCGGATCCTCTGGCAGCTCCTCGGCGGCCTCAACGCGTGCTCCGTCGATCAGCTCAtgctcctccgcctcctcgtCGCACAGCAGCCTGGACATGCAATCTAGCAACTACACTTTCAGTGCACGTGGCACAATCGATTAA